CACTTGACTCGCGAGTCGCTATCGACTCATTCCTTACAAAAACCCGCCCAGCAAAGGGTTTATTCAATACCGAGTCATTAACGACTCAAAATATTTTTATTGATTGAATGATCATACAGCCGTTATAAATCTTAACATACTGGTATTTTTCATCTTTATTTAGTGAAAACTATAACTTTTGGTTGGCACATGACTTGCTCAAAGAGACTCAACACATATTCAAATCAGATTGATGCAGTGTCCGCCGTGGGAAGGAAAATTGCTATGGAGGTAGCAATTAAATACGGACAAACGGGGTGTTTGATTTCGTATAAGGCAACAGCATCACTATTGTGTTCGTGGAGGCAGCCGCATAATAGATTGAATGCGGCATTCAAAAGAGGTGATTTAAAATTCAAGGGAGAGACTGTATGTTTAAGGACAAAAGGTATTACGGGATGGCGTGTGCCCTGCTTGCAACAATGCTTTGGGCCGGTGCTTTTGTTGTTGCCAGACTGGCGGTAGGCCAGATTTCCCCCATGACCCTCGGCGCCAGCCGCTGGTTCATTGCCCTGCTTATCCTGTGTGCTTTCACACTGCCCAGAGTAAAACGCGAATGGCCCGTAGCCAAAAAATTTCTACCCCAGATCATTGCAGCAGCACTGACCGGTGTAGCGGCATACTCTCCGCTCAGTTATTTTGCTGCCCAAACCACTTCAGCCATCAACCTTTCCCTTATTTCCGTAACATCGCCGATCTTTATCGTCATGATCTCTTCACTGCTGGGCCAAAAGCAGTCCATGAACACATGGATCGGTTGTACCGTTGCCCTGATCGGTTCTTTCTACCTTGTATCCGGCGGCGAGCTTCAGCAGCTCCTGGGCCTGCACTTTGCTTCCGGTGATATCCTCATGCTGCTGGCAGCTGTGGGCTTTGCTGTATACAGCCTGATCCTGCGCAGAATCCCCGAGGGACTCTCCCAGCTCACCGTTATGACTCTCATGTCTTTCTTCGCAGTACTCATGCTTATCCCCTGCGTTATCTGGGAATCCACCCAGCCGAGCATGGTCTTCAACATGAACGGCGTTGTATTCTTCAGCATCGTTTTCTCCGCAGTATGTTCCTCAGTCATCGCATGGCTGACCTGGAACATCGGCATTGAACACGCAGGACCTGCAACTTCCGGCATGATCTACTACAGCCTTCCCCTCTGGGGCGGACTGTTCGCCTTTGTCTTCCTCGGCGAGACCATGAACTCCGTCCATCTTGTCTCCGGCGTACTGATCATCGGCGGTATCATCTGGGCCAGCCGTGGCCCCAAAGAAGTCACCGCTGCTCAGGCAGCCGCTAACGAAGCTTAAGCACCTTGACTCCATAGATCCGGGGCGGGCCGATTGCCTGCCCCTTTAGACTCCTTGTTTCTCCCGGAGGTTTAAAAACCTCCGGGAACAGGAAAGGTGCGTCCGGCTACCAGCCACATAAAGGTCTGCAAAGACCATTTCGGAATAACTAACCATTTAAGGAATTGGACAATGAATCGCGACGAACAACAGAAAAAGCTCATTCATCTCAATGTGAACGGCGAAGTCCATTCACTGCATGTAGAGCCGCACTGGACCCTTTCCAAAGTTCTGCGCAATGACTGCGGTCATACCGGGACAAAGGAAGGTTGCGGCGAAGGAGCCTGCGGCTCCTGCACCGTGCTCATCGACTCTGTAGCAGTGCCTGCCTGCATGGTTCTCGCCGTTGAACAGCAAGGCAAGGAAATCGAAACCATCGAAGGACTCTCCAAGGACGGCAAGCTGCATCCCATTCAGGAAGCATGGCTTGAAGAGTACGGCTCCCAGTGCGGGTTCTGCTCTCCGGGTATGATCATGTCCACCAAAGCCCTGCTGCAGAAAAACGCTAATCCAAGCGATGATGAAATCAAGGAAGCCATCAGCGGGAACATCTGTATTTGCAGCAACTACGAGCACATCATCAATGCCGTGCGCAGTGCGGCAAAGAAAATGGCCAAGGAGCAGTGCTAATGATCAAAACCAACTCCATCGGAACCTCCGTCCGCCAGAAAGACGGCCCGGCCCGCGTAACCGGTTCCGCAAAATATTACGCTGACTTCATCTTTCCGGGCATGCTCCAGATCCGCATTCTGCGCTCCCCCTACCCTGCTGCCGATATCGTTTCCATCAACACCAGCGCGGCGGAGAAGATGGACGGCGTCCATCTGGTCATGACCCACGAGAATTGCCCCAAGGCATTCCGCAAATCCCTTTACTATGTAGGAGACCTTGTCGCTGCCGTGGTTGCCGATGATGAAACCATCGCCTACGAGGCCATGGAACTCATCAAGGTTGAGTACGAAAAGAAAAAGCCGGTATTGTCCATCGAAGACGGCATTAAAGAAGGTTCCCCACAGGTATTTGAGGGTGTGGACAACTGTCAGGACTGGGCTTTCCACGCCATCCTCAGCGACCGCGACCCGGAAACACGTCTGTTCAAGACCAAAACCCCGGCGGAATACAATGGTTTTGGAGATATCGACAAAGGCTTTAACGAAGCTGACGTTGTTATTGAGCAGAAGGGCCTCAAATACGCCTATTGCAAAGGTCCGGCCATGGAGCCACGCGGCTGTTCAGCTAATTTCGACGGCACCAAGCTGCATGTCTACACCCACTCTCAGGGCCTGCATGACGAAAAGCTCTGCCTTGCGCAGGCTCTGGGCATCAGCGCCAACATGCTCAACTATGTTTCCCCGTTCACCGGATCAAGCTTCGGCGGCAAAAACGCATTCCCGCTGGACCGCAACATCGCGTCCCACTATCTGGTAATCGCCGGACTGGCCTGCCTTGATCTTAAAAAACCCGTACACTGCCCCTATTCCCGTGAAGAAGAGATGGTTTCCGGCTGGTCACGCGGCAGCATCGGTGATGTAAAGATCGGCTTCAAGGACGACGGCACCCTGACCACCATGGAAATAGCCCACTGGCAGGAAACAGGAGCGGGCGGTGATAAATATCCCGCTAAAAACGCCATGCTGGCAACGGGCGCGGTTATGTATTCCCATAACTGCGAACATTTGCGCGGCAAAATACGCTACGTGAACACCAACCGCTTCCCGGCTGCCGGCTGGCAGGGGTACGGTGCACCCGAAGGTGTCTTTGCCGTGGAAACCACCATGGATATCGCCGCCGACAAGATGGGCATGGACCCGGTTGAAATCCGCAAGAAAAACTGCATGCGCACCGGAGATATCGACTCCGGCTGGGACCCGCTGATCTATAAGTCCTGCTACATTTCATCTTCAGGCATCCGCGACTGCCTTGATGAAGGAGCCAAGTTTCTCGACTGGAAGAACAAATGGCAACACCCCAGTAAAAAAGAAGGCCGTATCCGCAGCGGCATGGGCGTGGCGATCTTCGCCATGGGCGCAGGACGTCCCGGACCGGGCAACTCCAGTGAGGCCATGGTCAAAATCTACCCTGACGGATCAGCCGCGCTGGTCTGCGCCATTGCCGATATCGGACAGGGCCAGCACACTGTCCAGTGCCAGATCGTAGCCGATGTACTGGGACTTCCCTACAAAAAAATCGGAATTGTCTGCCACGACACCGACTCTACTCCGTTCGCGACACTGGTTGCCAACAGCTGCGGCACATGGATTCAAGGCTGGGCAACCTACGAGGCAGCACTTGATGCCAAACGTCAGGTTCTAGACCTTGCCGCTGCTCAGCTGGGAGTTCCGACACAAGCCCTTTCCATGAACGAGAAAGGCGTCTTCGTCACTGCCGAACCGGAAAAAGGGCTGACCTTTGCCGAAGCATTCGGCGCACGCGGTCATTACGGCGGTATCCACGAAGTCACCGGATACTACGTCAACAATTCCCCGCATCCCAACGGACTCAAGGACGGCAAAGAAGATCAGGTTTATATTCCCAAGGAAAAGGGCGCGCAGTTCATTTCTCTCGACGTGGATACCGAGACCGGAATGATCTCCAATGTTAAAGTCATCATGGCCCAGAACGTCGGTAAAGCATTGAATCCCAAAATTGTAGCCGGACAGCTTTCCACCTCCCGTCACGGAGTTGAAAATGCAATCCTCGGTAATGACTGCATTGTGGACAAACGCAACGGCTGGCTGATGACTCCCAACTGGGTAGATTACCGCCACTCCACTGCCATGGAATGCGACGTTGAACCCATCATCATTGAGAAACCGGGCGATCCGACCCACCCCTTTGGAGCCACCGCCTGCGGTGAAGGCGCAGCCTGCCCCTCTTTGGCCGCGTTCTCAAACGCCATTTTCAACGCCATCGGCGTCAGAATCATCGAAACCCCGTTCACCCCCGACAAAATCCTTGAGGGCCTCGGCAAAATTCAGCCCAAAAGGAGGAAGAAATAATGAGACGTTTCAATCACTTTGATGCTTCCAGCATTGAGGAAGCCGTATCCCTTTTGCAGGAATACAAAGACTCCTCCTACGTAATCGCAGGCGGCAGTGACCTCATGGGCTGCCTCAAAGATAACCTCTGGATGGAATATCCCAAGGCAGTCATCAACCTGAAAACCATCCCCGGACTGAATGATATACAAGTCGAGGAAGACGGGCTGCACATCGGCGCACTGGTGACCCTCACCGAGCTTTCCGAATCCGCTCCCGTCAAAGAAACATGGCCCGGACTTGCAGAAGCCGCCCGCCGCACAGCATCCCCCTTGCTGCGCAATATGGGCACTGTTGCCGGGAACATCTGTCAGGAAAACCGTTGCTGGTACTACCGCTACCCGGACAAAATAGGCGGACGCATCGACTGCGTGCGTAAAGGCGGAAAACGCTGCCTCGCCGTCCCCGGTGACCACCGTTTCCATTCCATCTTCGGCGCGGTGAAAAAATGTATCGCTGTAAACCCCAGTGATACTGCCCCCGCCTTTGTGGCCCTTGATGCGACCGTCAAGACTACTAAGCGCGAAATCCCCATTGACGAATTCTTCTCCGCTGAAAACGGCGCAGGTTCCACTGTGCTGGAGCGCGATGAAATCGTCACTGAAATCTTCGTGCCCCGCCCGCAAGCAGGTTCTACCAGCGCATTCATGAAGATCGCCTACCGCAAGTCCATTGACTTCGCCATCGTCAACTGCGCCGCGAGTATCACCGTCACAGACGGCAAGATCAGCGCGGTCCGCATCTGCCTGAACGGAGTTCATAACAATCCCCGCCGCTGTGAAACTTCCGAGGAAGCACTCATCGGTAATCCCCTTTCCGAAGAGCTGGCAGCACAGGCCGGAGAACTGGCAGTGGCGGAAGCAAAACCGCTCTTCCAGAACATCCACAAAGTCCAGATGGCCAAAACCATCGTAGCCGACACCCTTATGGAGTGCGCCAAATAAGCGCAGGAAGGTTAGCCCTATGGCAGATCAAAGCTTCAAACAGGAAATAGCAAAGACCTCCGGCATTATTCTCGCAGCCGGAAAAGCAACCCGCATGGGCAGGGACAAATTGTCTCTGCCCTTCCGGGGCAAGCCCATGGTCCAGCATGTCATCGACGCCGCGCGGGCTTCCCAGCTCAGCAACGTAACTGTCGTACTGCCCGAAAAGTCGGAACTGCACGACATTCTCGACCTTGAAGGATGCGAAGTCGTCACCAGCCCCGAGCGCGACAAAGGGCAGGCTGAATCCTTCAAAGCCGGTCTTCGCAACGTTAAGGACCGCGTGCAGGGAGCAATGTTCTTTCTCGGCGACCAGCCGCTCATCGAGCCGGAAACCATCAACAGACTGGTCTGGGCATTTTCGCAGGAACCGCAGTGCTGGGTCGCGCCCATTCAGGAAGGAATGCGCGGCAATCCCATCACCATCCCCAGCACATGGTTTGAACGCGCCCTTGAACTGGAAGGTGATACCGGAGCAAGGCCGCTGCTGGCTGCCCCCGGACTGGCCCTGCGGCTGGTGCGTATCCACGAAGTCGGCCCGTTCATCGACGTAGATACCGAGCTGGAATACCAGCAGCTGCTGGATCGCTACGAAAGTAAAAGTGCTTAAGAAAATTTAGTGCTAAAGCGGCGAAGCCCATTAAAAGTTTTAGGAGAGTCCAGAGAACCCTTTTCCAAAAGGGTTCTTTGGTCCCCGAAGGGCCGCCGGAGGCAAACATGAATCAAACACCCATAATCGCCATTCGCGGCGCAGGCGACCTTGCTACAGGCATTGCCATGCGCCTTTACCGCGCAGGCCTACGCCGCATCATCATGCTTGAAACCGGGCATCCGCTGGCTGTCAGGCGCACCGTAGCTTTTTCCGAAGCCGTTTATCACGGCGAAGTACAGGTGGAAGGCGTAAGTGCTGTCTTCACTGAAAACATGGAAGAAGCTGCTGCCGCATGGGACAAGGATGCGATTGCAATTCTATGCGATCCCTGTCTGCTTAAATTGGATGAGATCAAACCCGAAATTCTAATCGACGCCATCATTGCCAAGAAGAACCTCGGCACTGAAATCCACATGGCCCCGCTGGTTATCGGGCTGGGACCGGGCTTCACCGCCGGAGAGAATGTACACAAGGTCATTGAGACCAAACGCGGGCACCACATGAGCAGGGTCATCCATGAAGGGGCAGCCGAACCGAACACCGGGATTCCGGGCAGCGTTAAAGGATTCACCGTAGAACGGGTCTACTGGGCAGAAAATGGCGGAGTCTTCAACACAACCTTCGATATCGGCGACGAGATTTCAGAGGGCGAAACACTGGGCGATGTGGACGGCACCCCGGTGGTAGCGAAGATTTCCGGGGTTATCCGCGGACTGTTGCGTAACGGCACCCCGGTGCGCAAACGGACCAAGCTGGGTGACATCGACCCCCGGGCAACAAAGACATATTGCGGAGAGGTTTCGGACAAAGCACTGTCCATCGGCGGCGGGGTTCTGGAAGCGGTTTGCGCACACATTTTTTCCAAGGACTAACCATGGGTTTGGAGAGCAGCAGTCTTAATAAACTCATACAGCCTGAGCAGAGGCTGATCACCCTCACCGGAGCGGGGGGGAAAACTTCGCTGTCACACTGGCTGGGATCGCTTTTAAAGGCAAACAGAAAGCGAGTCATAACCACCACGACAACGAAGATCCTCCCGCCCAGCCGGGGGCATATTGTTTTGAAGGCGGACGGTCCCGATTTCATCAATCGGGTCCGGACCGCCTTTACTGCTGTTTCAGGGATCACCGTGGCCCGCGACTATGATCCCGATTCCGGCAAACTGCTGGGGATCAGCCGGGAAACGGTTTCTGAATTACTTGATGCAGAGCTGGCAGACGTCATTCTGGTGGAGGGTGACGGAGCGGCCCGCAAGCCGCTGAAAGCCCCGGCAGGACATGAACCGGTAATCCCGGTTGAAAGCGACCTTTGCATCGGGGTCATGGGCATTGATGCGGTTTACCGGACCATGAGCAAGGGGTGCGTGCACCGCAGTGAAATATTCAGTGCCGTCAGCGGGACAAAAACCGGAGATGTGATCAGGCCGCGCCACCTGATCAGACTTGCCGAGTCAAGAATGGGGCTGTTCAAAGGATCACCTGCGGGATGCGCAAAAGCGGTTTTCCTCAACAAAACCGACAGCCCCGGCGGCATGGAGCTGGCTGCTGAATTCACGCGTCTTTTAGCAAGGACAAATTGGACGGCAACAGGCAGTCCGGACATAAAATGGTTTGCCGGAAGCGTACACAACAGGGAAATTTTCACGCTTCCACAGATCATCCCGGCCCTGTCACCTGAACAGATAATGCAACCTGCATTTTCATAATTGTTCTGAAAGGGAGAAAATATTTATGGATCATCAAAAAAAGACCGAAGAACTGATCGCCCCCTGCCCCACAGGCAGGAACGGAGTCTGTAAAATCTGTTTTTACGGGGCCTTTTCACTCATCCTCGCCACCTGTATACCGCTCATGCTCTACCCCAAAGAGGGCGAACAGGTCATCAACTCACTTTTCAAATTCATCACCGTGGAAATGGGCTGGCTGTACATGCTCGCCGCGCTGGGAGCTTTTTCACTCATTCTCTGGTTCGCCTTCGGCCCCTTGAGTTCCAAACGGCTGGGCGATAAGGTCGAATACTCAACTTTCTCATGGATCGGCATGCTCTTCTGTGCCGGGGTGGGTGCCGGGATCATGTTCGGCGGTTCCATCGACTGGGCCTATTACATGGCCTACCCCATGCACGGCGAGCCTGCCGGATCTTGGAAGGCTGCTGAATGGGGCACGGCCTACGGCATGTTCCACTGGGGTCCCATCTGCTGGTCCATTTATGCCATCCTCGCCATCCCCATCGGCTACAGCTACTACGTCAAGAAAATCCCCATTCTGAACATTTCGCAGGCCTGCAAGGGCTTACTGGGTGATAAAGTTCACGGCTGGCAGGGCAAGGTTATTGATATCCTTTTCATGGCCGGTCTGGTTGCCGGATCAGCCACCGCGCTGGGATTGGGCATTCCCATTGTTGCCGCCGGGGTCGTCTCAGTAACCGGAATAGAACACTCCTTCCTGCTGGAATTCGGCATTCTTGTGCTGGTGACCCTCATTTTCTCGGTGACTTCCTGTCTGGGACTAAAAAAAGGACTGAGCAAGCTTTCCGACTTCAACGTCTACATGGCCATGGGATTGATGCTTTTCGTCTTCATTGCCGGCCCTACTGTATTCCTCACCGACATGGCAATCTCGTCCATGGGACTCTTGATCTCAAACTTCATCACCATGGCAACATGGATGGACCCGGTGGGCGGCAAGGGCTTCACTCAGGACTGGACCATTTTCTATTACGCATGGTTTGTGGCCTACGCCCCGTTTATGAGCCTGTTCATCGCCAAGATTTCACGCGGACGGACCGTGCGTCAGGTAGTTCTCGGACCGATCATCATCGCGTCTTTCGGCTGTGGCTGTTTCTATCTCATCTTCGGTAACTTCGGTCTTTTTCTGCAAATGACCGGACAGCTTGATGCGGTCAGCATGGTCACCCAGATGAAAGGAGCCACAGTAATCATGGCTATTGCCGATTTCCTGCCCTTTGCCTCGCTCTACAAGCTGGTCTTCGCCACGGTCACTGCCATCTCCATGGCTACCACCTTTGATGCTGTTTCATTCGCCCTCGCCGCCACAACCACCACCATGCTCTCCCCTGAAGAGGAACCGGCCCGCTGGAACCGTTTATTCTGGGCAATATCACTGGGCATGGTCCCCACCGGAATAATGCTCATCGACGGGCCGCTCTCAGTACTCCAGACCGCTTCCATCGTGGTCGGTCTGCCCGTACTCGGCATTGTCATCATCGGCGTGGCTTCATTCTTAAAAGAATACCAACGCACCGGATGGGTTGAGACCCGCTGCAAACCATAAACTTTGATGCGCTACGCGCTTTAGATAAATAGATTTCGCCTCCGGCGGACAAAGGGGATAATCCCCTTTGCAAACCCTAGTTGGGGTTAAATTTTAAAAGGGGATACGGTTTATGAAAACCATACAAGTTCAAGACGCAGTGGGCACCGTTTTATGCCACGACATTACCCGCATTGTTCCGGGCGAAGACAAAGGCCCTGCTTTCCGCCGGGGCCATATCGTTACTGAAGAAGATGTGCCTAACCTGCTCGATATCGGCAAGGAACACCTTTACGTATTCGACCCGGAAGACGGCTACGTGCACGAAGATGATGCGGCTCAGCGCATTGCCGAAGCTGCCGCCGGACCGGGCATTGAACTTAGTTCACCCAGCGAGGGCAAGGTCAATTTTACTGCCACCCGTGACGGACTGCTGGATCTTGATACCGAAACATTGTTCAAGCTCAACTCAGTGCAGGATGTCATCTTCGGAACCATCCACAGCAACCAGTTGGTCAAAGAAGGCCGCGGCCTTGCCGGGACGCGGGTTATCCCGCTGGTTGTGCACGAAGACACCATCAAAGAAGCGGAACAGGTGTTGCGCCAGCACCCGCCGCTCATTCAGGTCCGCCCGCTGAAAAACTGCAAAGTGGGCATCGTCACCACCGGAAGTGAGGTCTACAATGGACGCATCAAGGATAAATTCGGCCCCGTAGTCAGGAATAAATTCGAAGGCTACGGCAGCTCCATCACGGGGCAGACCCTTGTTTCCGATGAACAGGAAATGACGGTCAAAGCCATCGAAGATTTCATTAAACAGGGCGCGGACTTCATCGTCGTCACCGGGGGCATGTCCGTGGACCCCGACGACCAGACCCCTGCATCCATCCGAGCCACCGGCGCAGAAGTAATCACCTACGGTGCCCCCACTTTCCCCGGTGCCATGTTCATGTACGCCAAGCTGGGAGATATTCCCATCGTGGGTCTGCCCGGTTGCGTCATGTACTACAAGGCCAGCATTTTT
This window of the Desulfovibrio sp. JC022 genome carries:
- a CDS encoding DMT family transporter, whose product is MFKDKRYYGMACALLATMLWAGAFVVARLAVGQISPMTLGASRWFIALLILCAFTLPRVKREWPVAKKFLPQIIAAALTGVAAYSPLSYFAAQTTSAINLSLISVTSPIFIVMISSLLGQKQSMNTWIGCTVALIGSFYLVSGGELQQLLGLHFASGDILMLLAAVGFAVYSLILRRIPEGLSQLTVMTLMSFFAVLMLIPCVIWESTQPSMVFNMNGVVFFSIVFSAVCSSVIAWLTWNIGIEHAGPATSGMIYYSLPLWGGLFAFVFLGETMNSVHLVSGVLIIGGIIWASRGPKEVTAAQAAANEA
- a CDS encoding (2Fe-2S)-binding protein, which produces MNRDEQQKKLIHLNVNGEVHSLHVEPHWTLSKVLRNDCGHTGTKEGCGEGACGSCTVLIDSVAVPACMVLAVEQQGKEIETIEGLSKDGKLHPIQEAWLEEYGSQCGFCSPGMIMSTKALLQKNANPSDDEIKEAISGNICICSNYEHIINAVRSAAKKMAKEQC
- a CDS encoding xanthine dehydrogenase family protein molybdopterin-binding subunit, giving the protein MIKTNSIGTSVRQKDGPARVTGSAKYYADFIFPGMLQIRILRSPYPAADIVSINTSAAEKMDGVHLVMTHENCPKAFRKSLYYVGDLVAAVVADDETIAYEAMELIKVEYEKKKPVLSIEDGIKEGSPQVFEGVDNCQDWAFHAILSDRDPETRLFKTKTPAEYNGFGDIDKGFNEADVVIEQKGLKYAYCKGPAMEPRGCSANFDGTKLHVYTHSQGLHDEKLCLAQALGISANMLNYVSPFTGSSFGGKNAFPLDRNIASHYLVIAGLACLDLKKPVHCPYSREEEMVSGWSRGSIGDVKIGFKDDGTLTTMEIAHWQETGAGGDKYPAKNAMLATGAVMYSHNCEHLRGKIRYVNTNRFPAAGWQGYGAPEGVFAVETTMDIAADKMGMDPVEIRKKNCMRTGDIDSGWDPLIYKSCYISSSGIRDCLDEGAKFLDWKNKWQHPSKKEGRIRSGMGVAIFAMGAGRPGPGNSSEAMVKIYPDGSAALVCAIADIGQGQHTVQCQIVADVLGLPYKKIGIVCHDTDSTPFATLVANSCGTWIQGWATYEAALDAKRQVLDLAAAQLGVPTQALSMNEKGVFVTAEPEKGLTFAEAFGARGHYGGIHEVTGYYVNNSPHPNGLKDGKEDQVYIPKEKGAQFISLDVDTETGMISNVKVIMAQNVGKALNPKIVAGQLSTSRHGVENAILGNDCIVDKRNGWLMTPNWVDYRHSTAMECDVEPIIIEKPGDPTHPFGATACGEGAACPSLAAFSNAIFNAIGVRIIETPFTPDKILEGLGKIQPKRRKK
- a CDS encoding xanthine dehydrogenase family protein subunit M translates to MRRFNHFDASSIEEAVSLLQEYKDSSYVIAGGSDLMGCLKDNLWMEYPKAVINLKTIPGLNDIQVEEDGLHIGALVTLTELSESAPVKETWPGLAEAARRTASPLLRNMGTVAGNICQENRCWYYRYPDKIGGRIDCVRKGGKRCLAVPGDHRFHSIFGAVKKCIAVNPSDTAPAFVALDATVKTTKREIPIDEFFSAENGAGSTVLERDEIVTEIFVPRPQAGSTSAFMKIAYRKSIDFAIVNCAASITVTDGKISAVRICLNGVHNNPRRCETSEEALIGNPLSEELAAQAGELAVAEAKPLFQNIHKVQMAKTIVADTLMECAK
- a CDS encoding NTP transferase domain-containing protein; this encodes MADQSFKQEIAKTSGIILAAGKATRMGRDKLSLPFRGKPMVQHVIDAARASQLSNVTVVLPEKSELHDILDLEGCEVVTSPERDKGQAESFKAGLRNVKDRVQGAMFFLGDQPLIEPETINRLVWAFSQEPQCWVAPIQEGMRGNPITIPSTWFERALELEGDTGARPLLAAPGLALRLVRIHEVGPFIDVDTELEYQQLLDRYESKSA
- the yqeB gene encoding selenium-dependent molybdenum cofactor biosynthesis protein YqeB; translated protein: MNQTPIIAIRGAGDLATGIAMRLYRAGLRRIIMLETGHPLAVRRTVAFSEAVYHGEVQVEGVSAVFTENMEEAAAAWDKDAIAILCDPCLLKLDEIKPEILIDAIIAKKNLGTEIHMAPLVIGLGPGFTAGENVHKVIETKRGHHMSRVIHEGAAEPNTGIPGSVKGFTVERVYWAENGGVFNTTFDIGDEISEGETLGDVDGTPVVAKISGVIRGLLRNGTPVRKRTKLGDIDPRATKTYCGEVSDKALSIGGGVLEAVCAHIFSKD
- the yqeC gene encoding selenium cofactor biosynthesis protein YqeC, with translation MGLESSSLNKLIQPEQRLITLTGAGGKTSLSHWLGSLLKANRKRVITTTTTKILPPSRGHIVLKADGPDFINRVRTAFTAVSGITVARDYDPDSGKLLGISRETVSELLDAELADVILVEGDGAARKPLKAPAGHEPVIPVESDLCIGVMGIDAVYRTMSKGCVHRSEIFSAVSGTKTGDVIRPRHLIRLAESRMGLFKGSPAGCAKAVFLNKTDSPGGMELAAEFTRLLARTNWTATGSPDIKWFAGSVHNREIFTLPQIIPALSPEQIMQPAFS
- a CDS encoding BCCT family transporter produces the protein MDHQKKTEELIAPCPTGRNGVCKICFYGAFSLILATCIPLMLYPKEGEQVINSLFKFITVEMGWLYMLAALGAFSLILWFAFGPLSSKRLGDKVEYSTFSWIGMLFCAGVGAGIMFGGSIDWAYYMAYPMHGEPAGSWKAAEWGTAYGMFHWGPICWSIYAILAIPIGYSYYVKKIPILNISQACKGLLGDKVHGWQGKVIDILFMAGLVAGSATALGLGIPIVAAGVVSVTGIEHSFLLEFGILVLVTLIFSVTSCLGLKKGLSKLSDFNVYMAMGLMLFVFIAGPTVFLTDMAISSMGLLISNFITMATWMDPVGGKGFTQDWTIFYYAWFVAYAPFMSLFIAKISRGRTVRQVVLGPIIIASFGCGCFYLIFGNFGLFLQMTGQLDAVSMVTQMKGATVIMAIADFLPFASLYKLVFATVTAISMATTFDAVSFALAATTTTMLSPEEEPARWNRLFWAISLGMVPTGIMLIDGPLSVLQTASIVVGLPVLGIVIIGVASFLKEYQRTGWVETRCKP
- a CDS encoding molybdopterin-binding protein; the protein is MKTIQVQDAVGTVLCHDITRIVPGEDKGPAFRRGHIVTEEDVPNLLDIGKEHLYVFDPEDGYVHEDDAAQRIAEAAAGPGIELSSPSEGKVNFTATRDGLLDLDTETLFKLNSVQDVIFGTIHSNQLVKEGRGLAGTRVIPLVVHEDTIKEAEQVLRQHPPLIQVRPLKNCKVGIVTTGSEVYNGRIKDKFGPVVRNKFEGYGSSITGQTLVSDEQEMTVKAIEDFIKQGADFIVVTGGMSVDPDDQTPASIRATGAEVITYGAPTFPGAMFMYAKLGDIPIVGLPGCVMYYKASIFDLIVPRILAGKEVTREDIIGLGHGGYCEGCAECRYPVCAFGKGV